The DNA window CGGCATTCTCACCTGATTCGTTCGAAATGGAGGTGGCTGCTGCCAGTTTCTCTACTAAAGGGGCTGGCGGTTGGAACCCGATGACGTTGTGGGTGGCGATGCGAGAAGGAGATGTGTACGCCTTGTGTCCTTTGCTTCCTCAGAAATGGGCGCCTCCCCCAACACTAATCCCTTCTCTGTCGGTATCGATCGTCACTACTGTTGCAAGTATCGAGGATGATCCGGATGTTGGAGAGCAGGAAAAGTTACTTGCCCAACAGCAATTAGAATGGATGGGAGAGCTAGATTCTCAAGAGCCAACAATCATGGAGGGGCCGATTGGCGAGCCTATGATGGAGATTTATACGCGACCAACTCGACCGGGAATCGTTCCTCGCCTGCAAGGCCCTTTTGAGCTTCAGTCAGATCCTGACACAGGTGATGAGCTGGATACGTCGGTTACCGATATGCTCGTCATCGGCAAGAAGACAGAAACGGAGCAGCTTATGAtgggcgaagaagaagatttggATATGGATGACGGGGATCAGGAAGGCCTGTCTCTAACTGTGCTCTGCCTCTTGTCAACAAGCGGCCAAGTTCGCGTATATCTTGATCTCGAGGGTGTCCAGGCCCAATGGCTGCcacccaagaacaagaataaACTTGGCCGGTTGCTCGCCGAAGCTGAAACCCCGTCTCTACTTTCCTTTCAGGCCATTGATACCATGACACCCGTGGAAGTGAATGATGATAGCTGGCCAGTTTTCAGCAACGACGTCACATCTCGCTACAACTTCTTTGTCACACACCATGCTGCGATCACATTTATTTCTCTCACTTCCTGGATCTTCCGTCTAGAGAGTGAGTTGAATGGAGATTCCGAAGCAGGAACTGACTTTAGAATTGGCCTGCTTGTCAACTCTCAGTCTACAAGGGATCGCATCTACTCGCAACCCACTGCAGATATTGCGGTGCCCTTAGCTGCATGCAATGTTCTGCGAGACCCTGATGTTGGCTACTTTCTCCTCTCAGCGACTCCCTACGAGCCCATCGCCCTGACCTTTGACACACCAGAAGTCGACCTTGCTCCAATTCGTCAAGAAAGCCCCAACTATGAACGGGAAGCTAGTATGGCGCCCCTGGACTTTTATGAGCCTCGCCCCGTGTTCAACCCGTCTCATACATTTGATGAGGGTTCTGCTCTGCCTACACTGCTTGAGCGGCTCCGCACGTCCCGTCACAAGACGGTTGTCAACCAGGAAGTAAGATTAAGCCCGCTTACGTTGCAAATCTTTACCGATGCGCATAAGGTCTTGGCAGACGAGACGCATCGCCTTGGAATGGCTGCGGCTGAGGTATTCCGGCGATGTGAACTTCTTCAGAGTGAGCTTAAGCAACAAGTCATGAAGGCGAACGAGGTAAAGGGTAAGATCGACACAATTAACGGGTCGCACCGTGATGGAGAGGCGGATAATGCCATGTACGATCGGCGAGTTACTGCAGCAAGGGACCGCCAGGAGCGGCTGACTGGGCGCCTTGAAAACCTACGCAAGATTGTAGGGAAGGCGACCACGCGTGACTTAAGTGCCAAGGAACGTGCCTTTGTTGAGGAAGTGAAGTCCATGGAAGCCAGCGTCTCGGCTCCGGATTACGCGGAGCTGGCATCAGGCAAATCCAAGGCGACACCGGCACAGGCTAAGCAGTTGTGGAAACGTCTGGAAGACATTAAGCACCTGCAGGCTAACCTTACTGCCGAAGTGGAGGCAATGAACAAGGCGACAGGGGAGACGGACGGGCCCGCTACACCTTCGACCGAGTTACGGATCCCACAAGAGGTTCGCAGGGCGAAGTTGCAGCAGGTCCAAGGACTTCTATCAAGAGAAACAGCCTTGGTGGATGCTGTCACTGCACGACTGGAACGGCTGCAAACCAGTGCCTGAAACTGATATATATATGTACGATACCTACGACTCTGCAGAGTATAATAAGAAGAAGTGCTTCCGTTGGATTTTCTATCCATTCCCTCATTTCTTGACAAAACTTTCCCAGGACAAGCATTCCTTGCAATGCGAGGCAAGTGAAGTAGTCAAAGCTAAGACTGTGTCTCATTGGCATCTCTACACATTGAAGCCAGCCGAGAGGGGCAATTCGAAGTTAAGGCAGAGATCGTCATAGCAACAattgcatacatacatacatacacgaCTCTGTCGAGCAGATATCCTGGATACCGAGACAACTCGACCAAAAGCAAAAACGATTGACAAAAGAAACAAGGTCTTTGGCATCCCTATCTATAACTCCGCGGCAACACAATTGGGCTGACAAGCCctcctttcctttttttttatcatCAGCGAAATATATTGctttgttgagaagttgagtTAAGACAGGCTGGTTCGCTGTGGACCAATCATTCTCACGAGGCGAATGGCAGCCATGAATCAATCAACTTGGCCGAGCTTTCTTGTGCCTATGTACATGGTGATTGTTTGTTTGGTTTATCGAGCGCTTGCTAATtgttttttttctctctctttctagTTTGTGCATGATTTGCTAGAATAGAAACGAGAACAAAGCTCGGaaaacaagaaagaagaaggttaTTTGCTTTTGGTTTTGTGGTTGTGTGACATGCTGAAGGACACATACAcacacacaacacaacaaggCAGAAACTTGAACACGGCTGGGTGCTTACCACACACGAACAATACAGGGAGATCCTTGAGTATCTACTGGCCCAAAGGGATTGCCTTGAATGCAACCTGCAGGCTTTCGGAATGCATAGTGCCCGTTCCTAGTATCAGCCATTGGCCATTAGCCCTTGGAACAATGCCTGTTTTGGTTTCTCACGGATAGCCACGATATTCCACGACGTGTCTTCCCATGAGGTTCTACCAAGGCGCTTCGTGGTATCACGATTACGAATTGTCTGCTGTTGGGCTCTACCAGACTTACACGGCATGAATCACGAGAAATGGCCTCGGTAACGGGAATCAAAGTCAGAGCATCACGGCCTTTGCGCGACGTTTGTTTTGCAAGCCATTGTGCCAAGTATCCCCTATACTGCTCGGCTATACATACCTCCCAAACGGGGATAGACATGACTGGCCGCCTTATTCCATATGGGGGCGTCATCTATCGGCTTGCTAGAAACACATTCCCTGCAGGCTCTTGTTTGGGTGTGAGGTATTTGGTATCCAAAGATGCTTTTGACACTGGGCGTACCACACCACACACCACACACCATACACCACAGCCACCGGATTTGCTGTTCCTACATAAAAGTATTGGATTGCACTTCCACTTTCAATCTTACAAAGTTCAACTCCAACTCGCCATCCCATCTGTTCAGCACATTGAGCAGTCCTTTACCAAGccctctcttcatcaatgaCCTTGTTGCGTCGAGCCTGTCAGGATCCAGCACTTCCACCTCAGTCAGATATGGCACATCATCCTATGGATTACAAGGGTCTCGTTCAGCGTGAGTCTGAACCCTAACTTAGCTGTGGCTGATTGATTTCTGAATACGTTACTGACTTGACCGGACTAAAGAGAACTGCCACATGTCCGCCGAAAGCTCAGATGCTGACTTCCAAGTCCTGACTCGGATCGACCTAAGTCGTCAGTGGCATGCTTTCGTTCTCAAGACAGAAGGCGGGAAACGCACCAAATatcttgaggagaaggccCCTCGACCTGAGCGTGCGCTCGAACTACTTCACGAGGCCTCGGCTCGTTTGGTAGATCAGTATGTGACTTGTCACGGCTACGATCTTCCTCCTGGTACTGCCAAGAGCTCATCTGGTATGCGTGGTGGTTCAGTGAAACCAGATGTCATTGCTTGTAGTTCCTCTGACAGTGAAGCCTTCGCCTCGGACTCTGACGATTCTGCACTTCCTCCCCGTCGCTCCCACCGACGAAGCCACCGCAGTGGCCGAGCAGAGGGCGAGGCAACCAGCACACGACCAGGCCGAGTAGAGGCTGATTCAGGTAGCGAGAGTGATGAGCCTACTAGCCGCCGTACCCCTTTTTGGGTATCTCCTCCTCGTTCAACAGGAATGCCACCTCACGGTCATCCTCCCCCCCCTCAACCATGGGGTTATTCGATGCCAATgcagacacagacacaggcaccagcaccagcaccagtctCTGCCCCTATTCCCGGCATCCGACCAGGCCACTCGATGGTTCCTCCGCCACCAGGTAGAAAGATTCCTATTCCTATTCCGCCCATGGTTGGCAAGTCGTATCCTGCACGTCTCAACATTACCTGGGCAGGCAATGGAAAGAGGAACATGCTTGTGAACGTCTCACCAACTGTCCACTACCTACAGCAAGTAGCAGTCAACGAGGCAAACATGCGCCCTACCGGGTTTGTCAACTCGTCTTCGACACCGTACCTCCCCCTGCCGAATCATTCTAGCAATGGTCATGCTCTTCTCAGAGCCATGGTACGCCGTGTCACGCTGGACGAGGATGAAACTTATGAGATTGCGGCCTTTGGAAATGACTTGTCTGCCTTGTTCCGCAGTAGTTCGAGCATCCCTAAGTTCGAAATTGAAATCGTCAACGCCAACGTTGTCCCCATCTTCCCCCCCATGCCTCCTCCGCGTCCTGCCTCAGTTGCCTCCTCGCGAAGCAGCGTCGAAATAGCGGATTAGAACATGAAGTTACTTTGCACCACCCACAAAGCACTGAGGACAGTGCCACACAGTCTTTTCAGAGGGTAATCGTGTATCAGTGAGCATACGGCTAAGGCGAAACGGGTTGCATAGGCGTGTTAAACTAGGGTACTGAGACGGGAGTTTTGGATGACAACAAGTGTCTGCCATTTAACAGAGTGTGCACATTGGGTCACTGGCGCGTTGCTGAACCAGGGAGATTTCATTTCTCAGCCATTCTTCACTAAACTTGTTAACACTAGGTAGAATGGTACTTTATCAATAGAGTTGTCGTTGTTGAACTTGACTTTACAACCATCAACGGAAACTGAAACGGTTGCATATCAAGCATCTGACAGTCTGTGCCTGTTAGTTAGAGGAAACCTTAGTGTGCGTTCTGTAGATTCGAACCGTTACCCCTGATACTTGCACTCGTGTTACCGCAGGCCTGTGCGAATATAATGACGAGTAACATTAGAGGTCGATAATCTGACACTGCGTCTAGATCCATGCTCCTATTGGCAGGATAATTCAAAGCCATGAATTGAGTGACTAAGACCTAGCTCAGCTCCCGCCTCACTTTATTAGCACATGACGGCAGTTACTTGAGCTTTACCACTGCAACGCACTATAATTGATGATCATAGCCTCATGGAGATGGCAGAATCCACGGTAACTAATCGACGCTAGGAGGACATTCGATAAAGGAGGGAGTTGTTGAATGAGGCGGTAAAGAACGTGTCGCTGATATGCAGTCTAGTGCAGCTTCAAGCAGGGATTTGACACGGGAAACAGGGATTCTTCAAGTTAGTGAGGACGAATATCATAAATACTCCTGACCATATCACAAGATGAAAATGTGAGATATGCCACAAATTTGGGTGAAGACGAAGGGTACCACcgcgttgatgatgatgatggatggacaaATGAATATCAAACATGGCCAGTAGATTTGAGAACAGCTCATCTCTGTAGCGGCTGACCATATTCTTCACCGACTGGATATCATGCACGCATATGCATATAGCGTCCAGCCCATCGGGATGCCGTGTTACTGTCACTTGGCATAGCCTATAGGCAACCGCCTCTAAAGAGAATCCTGAAGCAGTTCGCCAATGTCGATAGCCTCATGGCATGTCATGTCACGAATTGGAGAGGACGGCATGGAAGCAAGGGTGTTATCAGACCAAGTGACTGGTTCAAAAAGGCTCACCACAGAATAAGCCTTGAAGAGGAGTTGAGGCCCCCGATATGTGCTTGTGCTGTCGGCGCGGCTCACAACGTTCGGGATCCGACAGCACGGTAAGAGCGGTTATGGAAACGAGGCGAGACAGGATATGGGTCTAGCTACGGAGTAGACTGGCTATAATTTGTAGATGGGGACAAGGGTGAAGCAGGGTGGGAGGCAAAGTCCTGGCGGTGTAGAGAAGACCTTGTCTGGGCGAGGTTTGAGTGGAAAGGAGCTGTGAGAGGAGAAAAGAATTTGGTGATTATGAAACAGTACACCACATTGATGTCACCTTAGCCGTGACAAGGCGTGCTAGCTTTGCACAAAGACTACAATTGAAGCCTTGCTTGTTAGCTTGTCTTGACGATGTGTAAGAACCGTATAGGGGCCTCCAACTAACACAATACATTTCCCGGTCTACACAGCCAACTGTACTGCATAGCACTGTAGTGTAGTGTCAGCCCATGACTTGGTTCTAGAGCAGTCTGTTGTATGCTGTGTTGCTTCACTACTTTTATCTACCACAGATGACCTTTCACCTGAAACCTGTGACAGCATCAACCTGTACTCCAAGCCTTATATCCATcactccctcttcctctcttccaaGGCTTCAAACGCCCTGGCAACCTGCAGCCAACTATCTCGCAGCAGCACTACATCCTCAAGTTAGCCCAAGTACTTGAAGTTAGCAGTCTAGCTCACCGATAGGTACAATGGCCCAAGGGAGGTTGAAACCAACATAGTAGATCCAAAAGTACACAGTCTCCGGGCGGCTGTACGCCACGCCGTGCACTCTCGACTCATTCCAGTTGGTCAGGTAATATAACGCAACACCGTACACATGGGCAGTACAGACGATGACCTGCACGACGTGGCGACTGTGCCAATCCCTGAGTATACCTACCACGGCGAGGAATGAGAGGGGTCCCCAGGCGAGCTGTAGAGGCTGTGTAAGCCAGTGAAGCGAAAGAAGCATGCCCAACTTACACATGTGATGGTCTCTACGCTCACGGTGAAGATGTCGTGGGTCAGGTAGCGGGAGTCTGATAGAGTGTATTCCTTCCACAGCTGGGCGAAGAGGGTCGACATGCCAGGGAGTTGATAGCGGTAGACAAGATAGTATCCTTGACAAGTAAGCAAGCATCCTGACGTTGTGACGGGGTCATTCTCTTTGCCTCACCTTCAAAGGTGATATGCAAGAAACCGCCTGCCATCAACTCCCAGTTAGTCTTTTCGTCTTCTGCTTTTGTACAAGTGCATGGCTTGACTTACACAGCGCAAATAAAGCAGCAGCAAACTTATCGATGGGCCGCACAGGCTTTGCAGTACGTGTCGTTTGCCAAAGTGTGAGGCCAATCACAGCACCAACGATTGCACCAAAGGTCACTATCAACTCTGCCACTGGTCTGCTGTTGGGGAGATATCCTGGGATGACGGCGTCAACCGGAAAGTATGGATGTTTGAGGTCAGCCATTATTGTGCAACTTTCTGACAATCTAttatgatcatcatcatcagcagatAGAAGAGTCGACTCGAAGAGCAGGACTTATTAGAGACCGAAGAACTTCGAGTCCTAGAAAGTGTAAACTCAATAGACTTGTGTAATCAGAATAGGTACTAGGTATTGAATAGTCAGGCACACGGCAGCTGTTTGGTGATGGTTTAATTAACCCCTTGCTCATCACGTGATGGCAACAACCACATGCAATTTCACCCTGTCTCTTCTCTGGAACATATGAGTACATATTCATGTAGCTACGAGGTAGTATCAATCGAGATATTGGAGAGTCGTATTTCTAACTGCCGGAGTTGGGCGACATTTCATGTGTTTCGACTCATCCAAATCCCACCTGAACCCTTGCAAAAGCCGGCCAACCCCAATATCCCTCCCTAATTGTGACGACAATAATACACAGAAACTTGTGAGCAACATATTCAATCAAGTTCTCAGTAGTATAAATCCCCCTTCATGAGTATCCTGGCCGTGCGTAAGAGTTGCGCAGACTCAATCTTCCCATCTCGAATGACAGTCCCAATGTCAACTTTGCCACTCGGATGCCCAATACAAATCGTCTCCTTTGACTGGCCCCCTATCAGATCTGACGCAAGTGTTCCTTTGAGTTGGGAAGCAGCCCCGAGGCAGAGCGCTAGAGTCAACGGCACAGCCTTGTGTGCCTGGCCCATCGACAAAGCAAGGCATCTGATATCAACGTCTGGCGAACCACTCGAGGGGAACAAAAGGACAATTTTGGGAACGCTCTCCGTGTTGGGATCGAGACCCATGAGAACAGCACCGGCTCGACGTATCTCTCCAAGCTTTTCCTTGAGTTCGGGGGTTGACTCGACGATAGCTGGCGTGAGAGACAGGTGATCAGCAAGTCCCAAGCTTTCAGTACTGACGAAAACACCAGGATTGCCCACGTCGACCAGAgatgccttgatcttggttcCGTCCTGCAGTTGGAGGACATCCACGGGGTTTCCAGTCGGAAGAGCTTTACCGGTCTTTGCACCAGCAGGATCAATGAAGctcatgatgatcttggagcCTGTCCCTGGGACCCCGTCCATGACATAATCTCCCTGGTGCGTATACTTGAGAGTTTCGCCCTCAACTCGGAACTTTGAACTCATGACCTTGTTAGTATTAGTATTCAAGAACCGCACCGTGGCCCACTGCaatccattctcatcctgcTCAACAGTCTTCGCCTGAGCCGACAGCAGCCCACTATCCCACGCTGCAGGGCCAACCAAAGACGACATGTTACCGCAATTCCCAGCCATATCGAGGCTTCCGTCGCGTATTCCAACTTGCACAAATGTGAAGTCCACATCCACGTCTTCTCTCGAAGGTGGTCCAAGGATGACGATCTTTGAGGTCGACGAGATGCCCGAGCCCATGCCATTGAGCTGGCGTCCGTAGGGATCGGGCGAGCCCATTGCTGAAGGGAGTATCTTATGCCATTGAGATTCTGGAGGAAGATCTCTACGGTGGATGACGAGACCGTTTGATGTTCCACCACGCGCAAACCATGCAGGGAAGCTTGgggctggtgttgaggtaGTCATTAGGCGGGTTTGGGAGAGCCTAACTGAATGGATGATGTGCCGTGATAATTGTTTGCAAGACGCCATGATAGTCGCCGTAGCCCAGCCGaataaatctataaaagttGTTTATACAAGTCGAGAGGATGTTATATAGAGGTTCAAGCTGCCCGGGGATAGCTCGGAGGTCCGATACCAGAACTAGAGGAGCGAGAGACGCTGAATGTTTAGTGGTTCATAC is part of the Fusarium fujikuroi IMI 58289 draft genome, chromosome FFUJ_chr07 genome and encodes:
- a CDS encoding probable emopamil-binding protein (phenylalkylamine Ca2+ antagonist binding protein); its protein translation is MADLKHPYFPVDAVIPGYLPNSRPVAELIVTFGAIVGAVIGLTLWQTTRTAKPVRPIDKFAAALFALCGFLHITFEGYYLVYRYQLPGMSTLFAQLWKEYTLSDSRYLTHDIFTVSVETITCLAWGPLSFLAVVGILRDWHSRHVVQVIVCTAHVYGVALYYLTNWNESRVHGVAYSRPETVYFWIYYVGFNLPWAIVPIVLLRDSWLQVARAFEALEERKRE